The following are encoded in a window of Manihot esculenta cultivar AM560-2 chromosome 8, M.esculenta_v8, whole genome shotgun sequence genomic DNA:
- the LOC110620359 gene encoding leucine-rich repeat receptor protein kinase HPCA1, giving the protein MAAAFWLLIFLALFSAEFHLIFSFTDPRDAAALQSLKDSWQNTPPSWDSGDPCGTRWEGITCKDSRVTALGLSTMGLKGKLSGDIGGLTELISLDLSFNPELTGSLTPRLGDLRNLNILILAGCGFTGRIPDELGNLAELSFLALNTNNLTGNIPPSLGKLSNVYWLDLAENQLTGPIPISTPTTPGLDLLLKAKHFHFNKNQLSGPIPSKLFRPEMVLIHVLFDGNQLAGTIPDSLMTVQTLEVLRLDRNALTGEVPTNLNNLTNVVELNLAHNKLTGPLPDLTGMTSLNYVDLSNNSFVPSEAPEWFSSLPLLTTLVIEHASLHGHLPSKIFSYQQIELVLLKDNAFSGQLDLGETVGPQLQLVDLQNNNISSVTLTAQYTSTLILVGNPVCSALSNTNYCQLQQQTAKAYSTSLAKCGNPQCPAGQKLSPQRCECAYPYEGTLYFRAPSFKDSSDVTRFQSLEMSLWVKLGLTPGSVFLQGPFFNVDDYLQVQLALFPPAGKYFNRTEVIRIGFDLSNQTYKPPKDFGPYLFIATPYPFPDEDKGTSLSSSAVAGIAVGCSVLVLGLVGVGIYAVRQKKRAEKALGLSRPFASWAPSGKDSGGAPQLKGARWFSYDELKKCTNNFSENNEIGSGGYGKVYRGMLSEGQVVAIKRAQQGSMQGGLEFKTEIELLSRVHHKNLVGLVGFCFEQGEQMLVYEFMANGTLRESLSGKSGIHLDWKRRLRIGLGSARGLTYLHELADPPIIHRDVKSSNILLDENLTAKVADFGLSKLVSDSTKGHVSTQVKGTLGYLDPEYYMTQQLTEKSDVYSFGVVMLELVTAKQPIEKGKYIVREVRTAMDKNDEEHCGLKEIMDPTIRNSGNLVGFERFLELAMQCVEESAAERPTMSEVVKAIETILQNDGMNTNSTSASSSATDFGASRAAPRHPYNDVPKKDVNDTHAFDYSGGYSLPAKVEPK; this is encoded by the exons ATGGCTGCAGCCTTCTGGTTGCTCATCTTTCTGGCTTTGTTTAGTGCAGAATTTCATCTCATCTTCTCTTTTACAGACCCTCGTGATG CTGCAGCTCTCCAGTCGCTGAAAGATTCCTGGCAAAATACTCCACCGAGCTGGGACAGTGGAGATCCATGTGGAACACGCTGGGAAGGAATTACATGCAAGGATTCGAGGGTAACTGCATT GGGTTTATCAACCATGGGCCTCAAAGGGAAGCTAAGTGGTGATATTGGGGGCCTGACTGAGTTGATATCCTT GGACTTGTCATTCAACCCTGAGCTCACAGGATCTCTAACTCCACGATTAGGAGATCTGCGAAATTTGAACATCCT AATCCTTGCTGGCTGTGGTTTCACCGGTAGaattccagatgagctaggcaaTCTTGCAGAATTATCCTTCTT GGCTCTCAACACAAACAACTTGACAGGCAACATCCCCCCCTCTTTGGGAAAACTCTCCAATGTCTATTGGCTAGACTTGGCAGAGAATCAATTGACAGGACCTATCCCAATTTCAACACCCACCACCCCAGGCTTGGACCTCCTTCTAAAGGCTAAGCACTT TCATTTCAACAAGAACCAGCTTTCAGGTCCCATTCCCTCTAAACTTTTCAGGCCTGAAATGGTACTAATACACGT ATTATTTGATGGAAATCAACTTGCTGGAACTATCCCGGATTCTTTAATGACAGTTCAGACCCTTGAGGTTCT CCGACTTGATAGAAACGCTTTAACAGGAGAAGTCCCCACAAATTTAAACAATCTTACAAACGTCGTCGAATT GAATTTAGCACACAACAAGCTGACAGGCCCTTTACCAGACTTAACTGGAATGACTAGCCTTAATTATGT GGACCTCAGCAACAACTCTTTTGTCCCATCAGAAGCTCCAGAATGGTTCTCAAGCTTACCGTTGCTGACCACTTT GGTTATAGAGCACGCATCTCTTCACGGGCATTTACCATCAAAAATCTTCAGTTACCAGCAGATAGAGCTAGT GTTATTGAAAGACAATGCATTCAGTGGCCAACTGGATCTGGGTGAAACCGTTGGTCCTCAGCTTCAACTTGTTGATCTGCAGAACAATAACATTTCCTCTGTAACACTAACTGCTCAGTACACAAGCACATTAAT ACTTGTAGGAAATCCTGTGTGCTCTGCGCTCTCAAATACTAATTACTGCCAACTCCAGCAGCAGACAGCTAAGGCTTATTCCACTAGCCTGGCTAAATGTGGAAATCCACAGTGTCCTGCTGGACAGAAGCTCAGCCCTCAGAGATGTGAATGTGCATATCCTTATGAAGGAACATTATACTTCAGAGCACCTTCCTTCAAGGACTCATCCGATGTGACTAGGTTTCAATCACTAGAGATGAGCCTCTGGGTGAAACTGGGCTTGACTCCTGGTTCAGTTTTTCTTCAGGGCCCATTTTTCAATGTTGATGACTATCTTCAGGTTCAGCTTGCACTATTCCCCCCGGCtggaaaatattttaacagGACTGAAGTTATCAGGATTGGGTTTGATCTGAGCAATCAAACCTACAAGCCTCCCAAAGATTTTGGACCCTATCTTTTTATTGCAACTCCTTACCCTTTCCCAG ATGAAGACAAAGGAACTTCTCTCAGCTCTAGTGCAGTTGCTGGGATAGCAGTTGGCTGTTCTGTTCTAGTTCTAGGCCTTGTTGGAGTTGGGATATATGCGGTTCGGCAAAAGAAACGTGCAGAAAAGGCTCTTGGATTGAGCAGACCGTTTG CATCTTGGGCTCCAAGTGGAAAAGATAGTGGAGGTGCACCACAATTGAAGGGAGCAAGATGGTTCTCTTATGATGAACTTAAGAAGTGCACTAACAACTTCTCTGAAAATAATGAGATAGGTTCTGGAGGATATGGAAAG GTTTATAGAGGAATGCTTTCTGAAGGACAAGTAGTGGCAATCAAAAGAGCTCAGCAAGGATCAATGCAAGGGGGGTTGGAGTTCAAGactgaaattgaattgctgtcAAGAGTACATCACAAGAATCTTGTTGGCCTTGTGGGTTTTTGCTTTGAACAAGGAGAACAGATGCTGGTGTATGAATTTATGGCCAATGGAACTCTCAGGGAAAGCCTGTCAG GGAAATCTGGCATTCATCTTGATTGGAAGAGGAGACTACGCATAGGTCTTGGCTCAGCTAGAGGGCTAACTTATCTTCATGAGCTTGCAGATCCTCCTATAATCCACAGAGATGTTAAGTCAAGCAACATTCTGCTGGATGAAAATTTAACTGCAAAGGTTGCAGATTTTGGCTTGTCAAAGCTTGTATCAGACAGCACAAAAGGGCATGTTTCAACTCAAGTCAAGGGCACCCTG GGCTACTTGGATCCTGAATATTACATGACTCAGCAATTAACAGAAAAGAGTGATGTCTATAGCTTTGGTGTGGTAATGCTTGAGCTGGTGACTGCCAAGCAACCGATTGAAAAAGGAAAATACATTGTTCGAGAAGTACGAACAGCGATGGACAAGAATGATGAAGAACATTGTGGATTGAAGGAAATAATGGATCCAACTATTAGAAACTCTGGAAATCTTGTTGGGTTTGAGAGATTCCTGGAATTGGCTATGCAATGTGTGGAAGAATCGGCTGCAGAACGTCCAACAATGAGTGAAGTAGTGAAGGCAATAGAGACCATCCTACAAAATGATGGAATGAACACAAACTCAACCTCAGCTTCCTCATCTGCAACTGATTTTGGAGCTTCAAGAGCTGCTCCTAGACATCCTTACAATGATGTTCCTAAGAAGGATGTTAATGACACCCATGCCTTTGATTACAGTGGAGGTTACTCTCTCCCAGCAAAAGTAGAGCCAAAGTAA
- the LOC110619962 gene encoding uncharacterized protein LOC110619962, with the protein MEELPGGRVLSQGRVSFKTQQQLLQTDKNVKLFEQRCCSRANANETIATKSKHYHYESLNIPMHAMEFLCRSWSPSASDFLHTFSSSNNQILDFEDHKQSHIEEYEEKAGHKSDVLGEQEGIIVQVNNGKRHTAKSKKKQIWSINGWLKENSLTGLLRWRREKKKEEVRLLTAKIHAALSVAQLAAAIAGFAATNSMEKENNTTNEAVKMSNGVAYASALLASACAEAAESVGARRSHVASAVNSGLATQAPSDIITLTAAAATRQRVLGSVSIHLKHRQLMLSLKKKYLGVLTTSEEYTILQATREKKVQGYYLLGMKCNGGDIKLLFKDKEQSLVWISSISSFLQMYLTLSAIDMKTEFLITRIKRIFLGFAGTAYETTWIKGFTPQQPFEELGCNHANLNLH; encoded by the exons ATGGAGGAACTTCCAGGAGGAAGAGTACTGAGCCAAGGGAGAGTCTCCTTTAAAACTCAGCAGCAATTATTACAAACTGATAAA aatgTGAAGCTTTTTGAGCAGAGGTGTTGTAGCAGAGCAAATGCAAATGAAACAATAGCAACAAAAAGTAAACATTACCATTATGAGTCTTTGAATATCCCTATGCACGCCATGGAGTTCCTATGTCGATCATGGAGCCCATCTGCCTCCGACTTCCTACACACGTTCTCATCATCCAAT AACcaaatattggattttgagGATCACAAGCAAAGCCATATAGAGGAGTATGAAGAGAAAGCAGGTCAtaaaagtgatgttttaggggagcAAGAAGGAATAATAGTTCAAGTAAATAATGGAAAACGACACACAGCTAAAAGCAAGaaaaaacagatatgg AGCATTAATGGGTGGctaaaagaaaattcattgaCTGGTTTACTGAGATggagaagagagaagaagaaggaagaagttcGGCTCCTCACAGCCAAAATCCATGCTGCACTTTCTGTGGCACAGTTGGCTGCAGCAATTGCTGGCTTTGCAGCCACCAACAGcatggaaaaagaaaataatacaaCCAATGAGGCTGTGAAAATGAGTAACGGGGTCGCTTATGCCTCAGCTTTGCTGGCCAGTGCTTGTGCTGAAGCTGCAGAATCAGTAGGTGCACGCAGATCACATGTTGCCTCTGCTGTCAACTCTGGCCTGGCCACTCAAGCACCTTCTGACATTATTACTCTTACTGCTGCTGCTGCAACAA GACAAAGAGTACTTGGGTCGGTTTCGATCCATCTGAAGCATAGACAACTGATGCTGAGCCTTAAAAAGAAGTACTTGGGAGTCTTAACCACGTCTGAGGAGT ATACGATTCTGCAAGCGACAAGAGAAAAGAAAGTTCAAGGCTACTACTTGCTTGGCATGAAATGTAATGGTGGAGACATCAAGCTGCTATTTAAAGACAAAGAGCAATCACTTGTGTGGATTTCTAGCATTTCCAGTTTCTTACAGATGT ACTTGACATTATCTGCCATTGATATGAAAACTGAATTTCTGATCACAAGAATAAAGAGAATATTTCTTGGGTTTGCTGGCACTGCATATGAGACTACATGGATAAAGGGCTTCACACCCCAGCAACCCTTTGAAGAGCTGGGATGTAATCATGCTAACTTGAATTTACACTGA
- the LOC110620081 gene encoding 60S ribosomal protein L13-1, whose translation MKHNNVVPNGHFKKHWQNYVKTWFNQPARKTRRRIARQKKAVKIFPRPTAGPLRPIVHGQTLKYNMKLRAGRGFSLEELKAAGIPKKLAPTIGIAVDHRRKNRSLEGLQANVQRLKTYKAKLVVFPRHARKFKAGDSAPEELATATQVQGEVMPIVREQPSVELVKVTEEMKSFKAYDKLRLERMNKRHAGARMKKAAEAEKEEKK comes from the exons ATGAAGCATAACAATGTTGTGCCTAATGGGCACTTTAAAAAGCACTGGCAAAACTATGTTAAGACGTGGTTTAACCAACCTGCTCGAAAAACAAGGAGACGTATTG CTCGCCAAAAGAAAGCTGTGAAGATCTTTCCCCGGCCCACAGCAGGACCTCTCCGCCCAATTGTTCATGGACAGACTTTGAAGTATAATATGAAATTGAGGGCTGGTCGAGGCTTCTCTCTTGAAGAGCTCAAG GCTGCTGGTATTCCGAAGAAACTTGCCCCTACAATTGGAATAGCTGTTGATCATAGGAGAAAGAACCGTTCACTGGAGGGCCTACAAGCCAATGTTCAGAGGCTGAAGACTTACAAGGCCAAGTTGGTcgtcttcccaagacatgcccGCAAGTTTAAG GCTGGTGATTCTGCTCCTGAGGAGTTGGCAACAGCAACCCAAGTCCAAGGAGAAGTCATGCCTATTGTACGTGAGCAGCCTTCAGTAGAGCTTGTGAAGGTCACTGAGGAGATGAAATCATTCAAGGCATATGACAAGCTGCGTCTTGAGCGGATGAACAAGCGCCATGCTGGTGCCCGAATGAAGAAGGCTGCAGAGgctgagaaagaagaaaagaagtag